In the Paenibacillus pabuli genome, one interval contains:
- the cobS gene encoding adenosylcobinamide-GDP ribazoletransferase, which translates to MSHEGNDSQHNHEEMNREDHTNQVNQGPALDAENVNRLDQKHAAAAAFQFLSRFPVKMQIDFVPPLLRESVVYYPLVGAAIGLCVWFGGALTGALLPSFPAAVLTLTIWVWLTGGLHLDGWMDTADGLLSYRTRERMLEIMKDSRVGAMGVIACVLLLMMKAALIADFIARGNWLYGALLILPMIWSRWFMVYAISAWPNARGDDGLAVLFKGLGERKEVQRARSAAVGLTILTAVITLAAVWIFQPGNSMVEMLAMDRGLGTLPWWLYPMAAAMLVPLAAYFIGKFVAERISARLGGLTGDTYGAMNELLEAALLTVLSLLQGLFLL; encoded by the coding sequence ATGAGCCATGAAGGTAACGACAGCCAGCATAACCATGAGGAGATGAACAGGGAAGATCATACGAATCAGGTTAACCAAGGGCCAGCTCTGGATGCGGAGAATGTGAACAGACTTGATCAAAAACATGCGGCAGCAGCCGCTTTTCAATTTTTGTCCCGTTTCCCGGTGAAAATGCAGATTGACTTCGTCCCGCCACTACTGCGGGAAAGTGTGGTTTATTATCCCCTGGTCGGTGCGGCCATTGGGTTATGTGTCTGGTTCGGTGGCGCCCTGACAGGTGCACTGCTGCCATCATTTCCGGCGGCCGTGTTGACCCTTACAATATGGGTATGGCTTACGGGGGGACTTCATCTGGATGGCTGGATGGACACAGCGGATGGCCTGCTCAGTTATCGAACCCGTGAGCGGATGCTGGAGATTATGAAAGACAGCCGCGTAGGAGCCATGGGCGTGATTGCCTGCGTACTGCTGCTCATGATGAAAGCGGCGTTAATTGCTGATTTTATAGCACGTGGCAACTGGCTATATGGGGCACTGCTGATTCTGCCCATGATCTGGAGCCGCTGGTTCATGGTATATGCCATTTCGGCTTGGCCGAATGCCCGGGGAGACGATGGACTTGCTGTCCTGTTCAAGGGCCTTGGTGAACGGAAGGAAGTTCAGCGGGCACGAAGCGCTGCGGTTGGGCTGACCATCCTGACGGCTGTCATTACGCTCGCCGCGGTGTGGATCTTCCAACCGGGCAACAGTATGGTAGAAATGCTGGCGATGGACAGGGGTCTTGGAACATTGCCTTGGTGGCTGTATCCTATGGCGGCTGCCATGTTGGTACCGCTGGCTGCGTATTTCATCGGCAAGTTCGTTGCCGAACGTATTAGCGCAAGGTTGGGCGGACTTACAGGAGATACGTACGGTGCAATGAATGAGCTGCTGGAAGCCGCTCTGCTGACAGTGTTAAGTCTGCTGCAGGGATTATTTTTGCTATAG
- the cobU gene encoding bifunctional adenosylcobinamide kinase/adenosylcobinamide-phosphate guanylyltransferase, producing the protein MSVLVTGGARSGKSSFAERLCMQRSSEAWYVATAQAYDDEMRERIRLHQNQRDEVGYLWHTVEEPLALPELITQMGESHTGSSAPTILVDCLTLWLTNVLLTHEQEPEQVVLDHMNALVSAIESYPGLLVLVTNEVGDGIVPEYALGRRYRDLAGILNQRVAAICREVFLVTVGIAMELKSKEYRL; encoded by the coding sequence ATGAGCGTACTTGTAACGGGCGGGGCAAGGAGCGGCAAAAGCTCCTTCGCCGAGCGTCTCTGCATGCAGCGTTCCTCCGAGGCCTGGTATGTCGCAACCGCACAGGCATATGATGACGAGATGCGCGAACGAATACGCCTGCATCAGAATCAGCGGGATGAAGTGGGGTACCTGTGGCATACGGTGGAGGAACCCTTGGCATTGCCGGAACTCATTACACAAATGGGAGAATCGCATACAGGATCGTCTGCTCCGACCATTTTGGTGGATTGTCTGACGCTTTGGTTGACCAATGTACTGCTTACCCACGAGCAAGAACCTGAGCAGGTTGTTCTGGATCATATGAATGCACTGGTATCCGCCATCGAGTCCTATCCCGGGCTGCTTGTCCTTGTTACGAACGAAGTGGGCGACGGCATCGTGCCGGAGTATGCGCTTGGCAGAAGATATCGGGATCTGGCGGGCATATTGAATCAGCGGGTCGCTGCTATTTGCCGCGAAGTATTTCTGGTGACAGTAGGGATTGCTATGGAGCTGAAAAGCAAGGAGTACCGCTTATGA